One Aegilops tauschii subsp. strangulata cultivar AL8/78 chromosome 7, Aet v6.0, whole genome shotgun sequence genomic window carries:
- the LOC109761351 gene encoding GDSL esterase/lipase At5g37690-like: MKGVIFLLGLVVLGALVGVVVASAGAVRRPVVPAMFVLGDSTLDVGNNNHLPGEDVPRANQPFYGVDFPGRAIATGRFSNGYNIADFIGKYLGFEKSPLAYLVLKSRNYLIPSALTRGVSYASAGAGILDYTSEGISIPLSKQVRYFAATKAEMEAAVGRGNVSRLLAHSFFLLGVGSNDLFQSTATTQGDVIALYTALISNYTTAITDLYGMGARKFGFISVSPLGCVPAVRVLNATGACNDAMNQIAMGFTATLKSALAGLAPKLPGLAYSLGDSFAALETTFSNPQAAGYENADSACCGSGRLGAEGGYCTRNSKLCADHDAYVYWDWIHSTQRAAELGAQALFNEGPAQVTAPISFGQLARKT, translated from the exons ATGAAGGGCGTCATCTTTCTCCTCGGTCTTGTTGTGTTGGGGGCGCTTGTCGGTGTGGTCGTCGCCAGCGCTGGGGCGGTGCGGCGGCCGGTGGTGCCGGCGATGTTCGTGCTTGGGGACTCAACGCTGGACGTGGGCAACAACAACCACCTGCCGGGGGAGGACGTGCCCAGGGCCAACCAGCCTTTCTACGGCGTCGACTTCCCCGGCCGCGCCATTGCCACCGGACGGTTCAGCAACGGCTACAACATCGCCGACTTCATCGGTAA GTACCTGGGGTTCGAGAAGAGCCCTCTGGCCTATCTGGTACTGAAATCACGCAACTATCTCATCCCTAGCGCTCTCACGAGAGGTGTGAGCTACGCCTCTGCTGGAGCTGGGATCCTCGACTACACT AGTGAGGGAATCAGCATCCCATTGTCGAAGCAGGTGCGCTACTTTGCGGCGACCAAGGCAGAGATGGAAGCCGCAGTTGGCAGAGGCAACGTCTCCAGGCTCCTCGctcactccttcttcctcctcggcgTTGGCAGCAACGACTTGTTCCAGTCCACGGCGACCACCCAGGGCGATGTCATTGCGCTCTACACTGCTCTCATCTCCAACTACACGACAGCGATCACT GATTTGTATGGGATGGGGGCGAGGAAGTTCGGGTTCATCAGTGTCAGCCCGCTGGGCTGCGTGCCAGCGGTGCGCGTGCTCAACGCGACGGGGGCATGTAACGATGCCATGAACCAGATCGCCATGGGATTCACCGCCACGCTTAAGTCTGCACTCGCCGGCCTCGCCCCGAAGCTCCCAGGCCTCGCCTACTCCCTCGGCGACTCCTTCGCCGCCTTGGAGACAACCTTCTCCAACCCGCAAGCAGCTG GGTACGAGAACGCGGACAGCGCGTGCTGCGGGAGTGGGAGGCTGGGTGCGGAGGGCGGCTACTGCACGCGGAACTCCAAGCTGTGCGCCGACCACGACGCCTACGTGTACTGGGACTGGATCCACTCCACGCAGCGGGCTGCCGAGCTGGGTGCCCAGGCGCTCTTCAACGAGGGCCCAGCCCAGGTCACCGCACCCATCAGCTTCGGGCAGCTGGCCCGCAAGACATAA